One genomic window of Corynebacterium sp. sy039 includes the following:
- a CDS encoding LysR family transcriptional regulator substrate-binding protein, with translation MLTLSFVTGTEPEKWFHRFNERTKDETLHTFSSDDPLESLLAAQDQLGLAKDQDIPSADLALVRLPDARLDELGDHVHIVQLYAEQPGIAFSKEHTLSLYETVSQEELAGEIINYRWLSGQKLDIAQIRTGLSVAAANVGVVLAPRPILKVLAKKEVVHRGFIGDSPESSIALVWYKDRDCAAIQDFVGIAKGRTANSSRQALPKRSARQKTLDKQKRKAQQSTPRFAKAKNSQIGRRKKKRR, from the coding sequence ATGTTGACTTTAAGTTTCGTTACCGGTACCGAACCAGAAAAATGGTTCCATCGTTTCAACGAGCGTACCAAAGATGAGACACTCCATACTTTTTCCAGTGATGATCCTCTGGAATCATTATTAGCAGCCCAGGATCAGCTGGGCTTAGCCAAAGACCAAGATATTCCTAGTGCTGATCTGGCTCTAGTGCGTTTGCCTGACGCTCGGCTAGATGAGTTAGGCGATCACGTGCATATTGTGCAACTTTATGCAGAACAACCAGGAATTGCTTTTTCTAAAGAGCATACGTTGAGTCTTTATGAGACAGTTTCCCAAGAAGAACTAGCAGGGGAAATCATCAATTACCGCTGGTTATCTGGGCAGAAGCTGGATATAGCGCAAATAAGAACTGGGTTGAGTGTGGCCGCCGCAAATGTTGGTGTGGTACTTGCACCTCGTCCCATTCTGAAAGTGCTAGCGAAAAAAGAAGTAGTACATCGGGGGTTCATTGGGGATAGTCCAGAAAGTAGCATCGCTTTAGTGTGGTATAAAGACCGCGATTGCGCTGCGATTCAAGATTTTGTGGGGATAGCTAAGGGCAGGACCGCCAATTCTTCCAGGCAGGCTCTGCCAAAGCGTTCGGCAAGGCAAAAGACACTTGATAAACAAAAGCGCAAAGCGCAACAGTCGACTCCACGGTTTGCGAAGGCTAAAAATAGTCAGATTGGACGTCGAAAGAAAAAGCGCAGGTAA
- the greA gene encoding transcription elongation factor GreA yields the protein MSDNQKQYITPETKAKLEEELNALIAHRPVVAAEINERREEGDLKENAGYDAAREMQDQEEARIKQISEILANSTTERTGVVEGVAHVGSVVHVYYNGDKSDKETFLIGTRAAASDNKDLETYSEQSPLGAAIIGAQEGETREYSTPSGKTISVTIVSAEPYDSNKAATPRRS from the coding sequence ATGAGTGATAACCAAAAGCAGTACATTACCCCAGAAACAAAGGCAAAACTTGAGGAAGAACTCAATGCCCTGATTGCGCACCGTCCAGTGGTAGCGGCTGAAATTAATGAGCGCCGTGAAGAAGGTGACCTCAAAGAAAATGCGGGTTATGATGCCGCTCGTGAAATGCAGGATCAAGAAGAGGCTCGTATTAAACAAATCTCTGAGATTCTCGCTAACTCCACTACTGAACGTACTGGCGTTGTTGAAGGTGTAGCACACGTTGGTTCAGTGGTACACGTTTATTACAACGGCGATAAATCAGATAAAGAGACTTTCCTGATTGGTACTCGTGCTGCTGCTTCTGATAACAAAGATTTAGAAACTTATTCTGAGCAATCCCCACTTGGTGCCGCTATCATTGGTGCTCAAGAAGGTGAAACCCGTGAATACTCTACACCAAGTGGTAAAACAATCAGCGTAACAATTGTTTCTGCTGAACCTTATGATTCTAACAAAGCCGCTACCCCGCGTCGTTCATAA
- a CDS encoding GNAT family N-acetyltransferase, with protein MTAKDFVIRPMRRSDFSQVQEIYLMGLATGHATFETEAPTWEEFSQKKITETMLVAVEKQDDTKVLGWVTAAPISARSVFDDVVEDSIYIHQDARGRGVAGALIDSLAQVCQDLGKSAIHSWIFPENTGSIKLHESRGFKKVASFTRLAKMTYGEMAGQWRGTDIYEKLLPVEE; from the coding sequence ATGACAGCAAAAGACTTCGTGATTCGCCCTATGCGACGCTCTGATTTTAGTCAGGTACAGGAAATATACTTGATGGGCTTAGCGACAGGTCATGCTACCTTCGAGACAGAGGCGCCTACCTGGGAAGAGTTTTCGCAAAAGAAGATCACTGAAACCATGTTGGTTGCAGTGGAAAAGCAGGATGACACAAAAGTTTTAGGCTGGGTTACTGCAGCACCTATTTCTGCGCGGAGTGTGTTTGATGATGTTGTAGAGGATTCAATCTATATACATCAAGATGCACGCGGTCGAGGTGTGGCTGGTGCGCTCATTGATAGTCTTGCTCAAGTGTGTCAAGATTTGGGTAAGAGTGCTATCCATTCGTGGATTTTCCCGGAAAACACAGGTTCGATCAAGCTGCATGAATCTCGTGGCTTTAAGAAAGTAGCGTCTTTTACTCGGTTGGCAAAGATGACCTATGGAGAAATGGCGGGTCAATGGCGCGGTACAGATATTTATGAAAAATTATTGCCTGTAGAAGAGTAG
- a CDS encoding DUF5997 family protein, with translation MSVNEESGLQPSGTAMRPQTAAKKLGIYLPATPQEFQSGAITHQELALLLKEPPQWLQQLRKEGPHPRPIVAQKLGITIAALKRNDMDKPLTTAQIKALLADQPQWLREARTELAQSREEKQKKSE, from the coding sequence ATAAGTGTGAATGAAGAATCTGGATTACAGCCATCGGGCACTGCTATGCGCCCTCAAACTGCTGCGAAAAAATTAGGTATTTACTTACCAGCAACGCCACAAGAATTTCAGTCTGGGGCAATTACCCATCAAGAACTGGCTCTACTGCTTAAAGAACCACCTCAGTGGCTTCAGCAATTGCGCAAAGAAGGACCACATCCTCGCCCCATTGTGGCGCAAAAACTTGGTATTACTATTGCAGCGCTCAAACGCAATGATATGGATAAACCACTTACTACAGCGCAGATCAAGGCGTTACTTGCAGATCAGCCACAGTGGTTACGCGAAGCACGTACCGAACTTGCACAATCGCGTGAAGAAAAACAGAAGAAGTCTGAGTAA
- a CDS encoding MDR family MFS transporter produces the protein MTHTTTTTTDYKKDTSTNSRVWLIISTLMLSMLMSALGQMIFSTALPTIVGELGGVDHMSWVISAFLLGQTIAMPFFGKLGDQLNKKPLFIGANITFIIGSILGALAQSMPILIIGRAIQGIAAGSMMILSQAITAEVTSARERGKFMGVMGSVFGFASVLGPLAGGWFTDGPGWRWGMWLNVPLGLIAIIAISILLKLPTKKQTFQVDWLGTATMSIATAALILFITWGGRDYAWTSTTIISLICVCIIFSIIFIFVESRVANPLISIELFKNKNFILCTAAGFSTGIFMFGTIAYLPTYFQMVHHLSPTRAGLMMIPMMASMIITSTAIGNIITRTGRYKFFPILGQSIMALALFLLSTMSADDSLMKVGLYLAVFGFGLGATMQVLVLIVQNSFSLSHVGTATGTNNFFRQVGGSLGAALVGSIFLTGLKNHLSTAIPQALAKAQHMGIDMSQLAGATGGGMDTSSLTPATVTTLPQPFQDAIAVSYNDALTPVFLYLIPLAVLSVIALFFVQEQELSTATIFDKENHTK, from the coding sequence ATGACTCACACGACTACGACCACTACCGATTATAAAAAAGACACCAGCACCAATTCCCGTGTGTGGTTAATTATCTCTACGCTCATGCTCAGTATGCTCATGAGTGCACTTGGGCAAATGATTTTCTCCACCGCACTACCGACGATCGTCGGTGAGCTTGGCGGCGTCGATCATATGTCCTGGGTTATTAGCGCTTTCTTACTCGGACAAACTATCGCCATGCCGTTCTTCGGCAAACTCGGTGACCAGCTCAATAAAAAACCATTATTCATTGGGGCAAATATCACTTTTATCATTGGCTCAATACTCGGTGCTCTTGCACAATCAATGCCCATCCTTATTATCGGTCGTGCAATCCAAGGTATTGCAGCTGGTTCCATGATGATTCTGTCCCAAGCTATTACCGCTGAGGTCACCAGTGCTCGTGAACGTGGAAAATTCATGGGTGTCATGGGATCAGTTTTTGGTTTTGCTTCAGTGCTTGGCCCTCTAGCAGGCGGTTGGTTTACCGACGGCCCTGGCTGGCGCTGGGGAATGTGGCTTAACGTTCCACTAGGACTGATCGCAATCATCGCCATCAGCATTTTGCTAAAACTACCTACTAAAAAACAAACCTTCCAGGTGGACTGGTTAGGTACAGCCACCATGTCCATTGCAACAGCTGCCCTTATTCTCTTCATCACCTGGGGCGGACGTGATTACGCCTGGACAAGCACCACGATCATTTCGCTTATTTGCGTATGTATTATTTTCAGCATTATTTTCATCTTCGTTGAGAGCAGAGTCGCTAATCCATTAATTTCCATTGAGCTTTTTAAGAATAAAAACTTTATCCTCTGCACAGCTGCTGGATTCTCTACTGGAATTTTCATGTTCGGAACTATTGCTTATCTGCCCACATATTTCCAGATGGTTCATCATCTCTCTCCTACCCGAGCTGGATTAATGATGATTCCAATGATGGCAAGCATGATCATCACCTCCACTGCCATTGGCAATATCATTACCCGGACAGGACGCTATAAGTTCTTTCCGATTCTAGGGCAAAGCATTATGGCACTCGCGCTTTTCTTGCTCAGCACTATGTCTGCCGACGACTCACTCATGAAAGTAGGACTTTACCTAGCAGTATTCGGTTTTGGTCTTGGTGCCACCATGCAAGTTTTGGTACTGATTGTCCAAAACTCTTTCTCCTTGTCTCACGTGGGTACTGCTACTGGTACAAATAACTTTTTCCGCCAAGTTGGCGGTAGCCTTGGCGCAGCTCTTGTCGGTTCTATTTTCTTAACCGGACTCAAAAATCACTTAAGCACTGCTATTCCACAAGCACTTGCTAAAGCACAACACATGGGTATTGATATGTCCCAACTAGCAGGTGCTACAGGCGGTGGCATGGATACAAGCAGCTTGACCCCAGCAACAGTAACAACTCTACCGCAGCCATTCCAAGATGCCATTGCAGTTTCTTATAATGATGCGCTTACTCCGGTATTCCTCTATCTCATTCCTCTCGCTGTTCTTTCCGTCATTGCATTATTCTTTGTGCAGGAACAAGAACTAAGCACAGCGACAATTTTCGATAAAGAAAACCACACAAAGTAA
- a CDS encoding Bax inhibitor-1/YccA family protein, with protein MRSSNPVLSSLEKSSAKRAQEQNSLSPELQQAPYNQFPSADADQRPMTVDDVVSKTGITLGVIIAFAAANMVLAQFNPSVSMILALVGAIGAFVTVLVSSFSKKYGSAAVTLIYAGFEGLALGGFSLILSGMLVGSANAGALIGQAILGTIGVFLGMLYVYKTGAVKVTPKFNRILTACMVGVLVLILGNFILSMLGISNVLRDGGPIAIIFSLVCIGLGAMSFLQDFDVADRLIRRGAPAHMAWGVALGLAVTLVWLYTEILRLLSYFQQR; from the coding sequence ATGCGTAGTAGCAATCCTGTGTTGAGCTCATTAGAAAAAAGCTCAGCTAAACGTGCTCAAGAGCAAAACTCATTATCGCCTGAGCTACAGCAGGCTCCATATAACCAATTTCCTAGTGCAGATGCTGATCAACGTCCTATGACCGTTGATGATGTTGTTTCTAAAACTGGTATCACTCTAGGAGTTATTATTGCGTTTGCCGCTGCCAATATGGTTCTTGCGCAATTTAACCCAAGTGTTTCTATGATTCTTGCTTTGGTGGGAGCAATTGGTGCTTTTGTTACTGTCCTGGTTTCCAGTTTCTCTAAGAAATATGGTTCTGCGGCAGTTACTCTTATCTACGCTGGTTTTGAGGGGCTCGCACTTGGCGGTTTCTCTCTCATTCTTTCAGGAATGCTTGTTGGCTCTGCAAATGCTGGTGCCCTTATTGGTCAAGCGATCCTTGGCACAATCGGTGTATTCCTTGGAATGCTTTATGTGTATAAAACAGGTGCAGTCAAAGTAACACCAAAATTTAACCGCATTCTTACTGCATGTATGGTTGGTGTGCTTGTTCTGATCCTTGGTAATTTTATTCTTTCTATGCTTGGTATCAGCAATGTATTGCGTGACGGTGGCCCAATTGCCATCATCTTCTCTCTAGTGTGCATTGGACTTGGTGCCATGAGCTTCTTACAAGACTTTGATGTTGCTGATCGTCTTATTCGTCGCGGTGCACCAGCACATATGGCTTGGGGCGTAGCACTTGGTTTGGCAGTGACCCTTGTCTGGCTCTATACCGAGATTCTGCGTTTGCTGAGTTACTTCCAGCAACGCTAA
- the mca gene encoding mycothiol conjugate amidase Mca — MKRRLLAIHAHPDDESSKGAATMARYSAEGHRVKVITCTGGERGDILNPAMDTVENAHNIAAIRRQEMEKAAAALGVEHMWLGYVDSGLPEGQPLPELPSGCFALADTAEIVEKLVREIRLFRPHVIITYDENGGYPHPDHLKVHEVSLLAWEKAGDPHYLPECEPWTPLKLYYTHGFIRERIELLHTSLVNDGAQSPFAEILAQWPQDGADIMARVTTRVAAAAFFDKRDAALLAHATQIDPEGMFLAVPTDKQRLLWPTEEFELARTRVPVTMPENDLFHGLVDTTE; from the coding sequence GTGAAGCGGAGACTTTTGGCGATTCATGCCCATCCAGACGATGAGTCGAGTAAAGGTGCTGCCACAATGGCGCGTTATAGTGCAGAGGGACACCGCGTTAAAGTTATTACGTGTACTGGGGGAGAACGTGGAGATATCCTCAATCCAGCAATGGACACAGTCGAGAATGCACACAATATCGCTGCTATTCGACGTCAAGAAATGGAAAAAGCTGCTGCCGCCTTAGGGGTAGAGCATATGTGGCTTGGGTATGTTGATTCTGGCTTGCCAGAAGGACAGCCGCTACCTGAATTACCTTCTGGTTGCTTTGCCTTGGCAGATACAGCAGAGATTGTAGAAAAACTGGTGCGTGAGATTCGATTATTTCGTCCGCACGTCATTATCACCTATGACGAAAATGGTGGGTATCCGCATCCAGATCATCTTAAAGTGCATGAGGTATCGCTGCTGGCATGGGAAAAAGCAGGTGATCCCCATTATCTACCTGAATGTGAACCGTGGACACCACTCAAGTTGTACTATACGCATGGCTTTATTCGCGAAAGAATTGAATTATTACATACGTCTTTGGTCAATGATGGCGCGCAGTCGCCTTTTGCAGAAATTTTAGCTCAGTGGCCACAAGATGGGGCAGATATTATGGCTAGGGTAACTACCCGTGTAGCGGCAGCAGCTTTTTTTGACAAACGCGATGCAGCACTATTAGCACATGCTACTCAAATTGATCCAGAGGGAATGTTTTTGGCAGTACCTACTGATAAACAGCGATTATTGTGGCCAACTGAGGAGTTTGAGCTTGCGCGTACCCGTGTTCCAGTAACTATGCCGGAAAATGATTTATTCCACGGGCTTGTGGATACCACTGAGTAG
- a CDS encoding isoprenyl transferase: MRLRNAMLETVYPFYERRLLKELADAAQPKHVAVMCDGNRRWAKEAGFSDVTHGHRVGARKIGELVRWCQSTTVELVTIYLLSTENLSRSDVELQLLFDIIADVVDELAALETKCRVRLVGHLDLLPDQFRQRVERAAQATDKHQGITVNVAVGYGGRQEIVDAVRTLINTEIAAQTQPEQLANAISVDSISAHLYTSGQPDPDLVIRTSGEQRLSGFLLWQSAYSEIWFTDTYWPAFRRIDFLRALRDYSKRSRRFGK, from the coding sequence ATGCGCTTGCGCAATGCAATGCTAGAGACAGTGTACCCTTTCTATGAGCGTCGCCTGCTCAAAGAATTAGCTGATGCGGCTCAGCCTAAGCACGTTGCAGTAATGTGCGATGGGAATCGTCGTTGGGCAAAAGAAGCGGGCTTTAGCGACGTAACGCATGGTCACAGAGTTGGCGCACGTAAAATTGGCGAGTTAGTGCGTTGGTGTCAGTCAACCACAGTTGAGCTGGTCACGATATATCTGCTATCCACTGAAAATCTTTCCCGTAGCGACGTAGAATTGCAGCTCTTATTTGATATCATTGCGGATGTTGTGGATGAACTCGCTGCCTTAGAAACAAAATGCAGGGTGCGTTTGGTAGGGCACTTGGATCTATTGCCGGATCAATTTCGTCAGAGGGTAGAGCGCGCTGCGCAAGCTACCGACAAGCACCAGGGAATTACAGTCAATGTTGCTGTTGGTTACGGGGGGCGCCAAGAGATTGTTGATGCAGTAAGGACACTAATCAATACTGAAATTGCAGCCCAAACCCAGCCTGAACAACTCGCAAACGCAATTTCCGTGGATTCAATCTCGGCGCATCTTTATACTTCTGGGCAACCAGACCCAGATCTTGTGATCCGTACCAGTGGCGAGCAGCGCTTATCGGGATTTTTATTATGGCAGTCAGCCTATTCTGAAATATGGTTCACCGATACGTATTGGCCAGCTTTTCGACGTATAGACTTTTTGCGCGCTCTGCGTGATTATTCTAAACGTAGCCGTCGGTTTGGTAAGTGA
- a CDS encoding helix-turn-helix transcriptional regulator produces the protein MSERMIDTKTTGEKTKCPGSIRGGVGSILVWCHEGNATVNAPDRVLQIQAGDLVIAPQGAFISGQGVTLEIPYHHTLHNEHEIWAQTTHCISLGVQWSARLIFEYSLSLLGSHNISAEFADFLRQQLPMPTVSAPAMPHAAVARTVAEALVSNPAEHTSLLEFAQKLQVSTRTVQRQFQADTGMVFSEWRAAYRVHIAAKLLAHDFTVADVSDMVGFDATSSLIRAFRRHTGMTPRSFSSRARTTMKNYDAMQEKTLAHKIPASTVFARCDYDQLLWIYQGTATVTTKGYCRFVGTGETITVPAGTTTRVDIAAGSIAIPVPGVVAQDISSLAEAITAIKQVNYDQQRGFHALEKAELTVAQQQLQPMFL, from the coding sequence GTGAGCGAGCGAATGATAGACACAAAAACAACAGGGGAAAAAACGAAATGCCCTGGTTCGATTAGAGGTGGCGTCGGGAGTATTCTCGTGTGGTGCCACGAAGGTAACGCCACAGTTAATGCTCCTGATCGTGTGTTGCAGATACAAGCAGGTGATTTAGTCATTGCGCCGCAAGGTGCTTTTATTTCTGGGCAAGGTGTTACTTTAGAAATCCCATACCACCATACTTTGCATAATGAGCATGAGATTTGGGCACAAACAACGCATTGCATTTCCCTGGGTGTGCAGTGGTCTGCACGGCTTATCTTCGAGTATTCGTTGAGCCTATTGGGTAGTCACAATATATCTGCTGAGTTCGCTGACTTTTTGCGACAACAGCTACCGATGCCAACGGTATCCGCTCCTGCTATGCCGCATGCAGCAGTTGCCCGTACAGTAGCTGAGGCCTTGGTGAGCAATCCTGCAGAACATACTTCTTTGCTTGAATTTGCACAAAAGCTACAGGTAAGCACTCGTACTGTGCAGCGTCAATTCCAAGCAGATACCGGAATGGTTTTTAGTGAATGGCGGGCTGCGTATCGAGTACATATTGCGGCTAAATTGCTGGCACACGACTTCACTGTTGCGGATGTGTCTGACATGGTGGGTTTTGATGCTACAAGCTCACTCATTCGTGCTTTTCGACGACACACAGGTATGACACCACGCTCTTTTAGTTCGCGTGCGCGAACAACTATGAAAAACTATGACGCCATGCAAGAAAAAACCTTGGCGCATAAAATTCCTGCTTCTACCGTTTTTGCGCGTTGCGACTACGACCAACTCCTATGGATTTATCAAGGAACCGCGACAGTTACCACCAAAGGGTATTGTCGATTCGTAGGTACTGGTGAAACAATTACCGTTCCTGCGGGAACTACCACCAGAGTAGATATCGCAGCAGGTTCTATTGCAATTCCTGTTCCTGGCGTTGTTGCACAAGACATTAGCTCCTTAGCAGAAGCAATAACTGCAATTAAACAAGTAAATTATGATCAGCAACGCGGTTTCCATGCATTAGAAAAAGCTGAGCTCACAGTAGCGCAGCAACAGTTGCAACCGATGTTTCTTTAG
- a CDS encoding DUF4307 domain-containing protein has product MTSPQVRATTRQRYSHAADKHSNFSGKIFAILIVVIVFCIVIAAVRFFQARGDATVQGKTGTVERIDDRTFRLGADITRTKLNEPTYCIVKALNYDMAEVGRREVVIPAGGKKLERVNVDITTTEPAVSATVYGCSENIPFYLDIPSR; this is encoded by the coding sequence ATGACTTCTCCTCAAGTTCGTGCGACAACCAGGCAACGATATAGCCACGCTGCAGATAAGCACTCAAATTTTTCTGGGAAAATTTTTGCCATTTTGATCGTGGTCATTGTGTTCTGCATTGTGATTGCCGCTGTGCGATTCTTTCAGGCTCGTGGAGATGCAACAGTCCAAGGGAAAACTGGAACTGTAGAGCGTATTGATGATCGCACTTTTCGTCTTGGAGCAGATATCACCCGCACTAAGCTCAATGAACCAACTTATTGCATCGTCAAAGCACTTAATTATGATATGGCTGAGGTTGGACGCAGAGAAGTAGTGATTCCGGCAGGAGGAAAAAAGCTAGAGCGGGTCAATGTGGACATTACTACTACAGAACCTGCGGTTTCAGCTACAGTCTATGGTTGTTCAGAGAATATCCCATTCTATCTTGATATTCCTAGCCGCTAG
- the coaA gene encoding type I pantothenate kinase — protein MARPKDSSPYLDFDRESWRHLRKSMPQVLTEEEVVALRGVGENVDLTEVTEVYLPLSRLIHLQVQARQELTAATETFLGDRFSHVPFVIGVAGSVAVGKSTTARLLQVLLQRWDSHPRVDLVTTDGFLFPAAELDKRGIMERKGYPESYDQRALLRFVTDVKSGKAHVQAPVYSHTRYDRIPDETIDVDRPDILIVEGLNVLQTGPTLTISDLFDFSVYVDAKTHDIERWYIERFLQLRHSAFRQPDAHFSHYADMSDEQAIAEARNIWQTINLPNLVENILPTRVRASLVLSKGTDHSIKRVRMRKI, from the coding sequence ATGGCTCGCCCAAAAGATTCCAGTCCTTATCTCGACTTTGATCGAGAAAGCTGGCGTCATCTCCGAAAGTCTATGCCTCAAGTTCTTACCGAAGAAGAAGTGGTGGCACTACGTGGTGTCGGTGAAAATGTTGACCTCACCGAAGTAACAGAGGTTTACCTACCACTTTCGCGTCTTATTCATCTTCAGGTGCAAGCACGCCAAGAACTTACTGCGGCTACTGAAACATTCTTGGGTGATCGCTTTAGTCATGTGCCGTTTGTCATCGGTGTTGCAGGCTCAGTTGCTGTAGGAAAATCCACCACTGCACGTTTATTGCAAGTGCTCTTGCAACGCTGGGATTCTCATCCACGGGTTGACCTTGTCACTACCGACGGGTTTCTTTTCCCCGCTGCTGAACTAGATAAGCGTGGAATTATGGAGCGCAAAGGTTATCCAGAAAGCTATGATCAACGTGCTCTCCTTCGTTTTGTTACTGACGTAAAATCAGGCAAAGCACACGTCCAAGCACCTGTATATTCACATACTCGCTATGACCGCATTCCCGATGAAACTATCGACGTCGATCGTCCCGACATTTTGATTGTTGAAGGGCTTAATGTACTCCAAACCGGACCAACTCTCACAATCAGTGATCTTTTCGATTTTTCTGTGTACGTCGATGCTAAAACTCACGACATCGAACGCTGGTATATTGAGCGTTTTCTTCAACTACGCCATTCCGCCTTTCGACAACCAGACGCGCATTTTTCGCATTATGCAGATATGTCAGATGAGCAAGCAATAGCTGAGGCTCGCAATATATGGCAAACGATTAATTTGCCTAACCTCGTAGAAAACATTTTGCCTACCCGAGTACGGGCTTCTTTAGTGCTCAGCAAAGGAACAGACCACAGCATTAAACGCGTAAGAATGCGCAAAATCTAA
- the glyA gene encoding serine hydroxymethyltransferase, whose amino-acid sequence MTNDIRYQSLAEFDPEVAAAISGELDRQRSTLEMIASENFVPRAVLQAQGSVFTNKYAEGYPGRRYYGGCEHADIVEDLARQRAKELFGAEFANVQPHAGAQANAAVLMALANPGDKILGLSLAHGGHLTHGMHLNFSGKLYQACAYEVDPETFRIDMDKIRQQALKEKPAVIIAGWSAYPRQQDFAAFRAIADEVGAKLWVDMAHFAGLVAAGLHPSPVPYADVVSTTVHKTLGGPRSGMILAKQEWAKKLNSAVFPGQQGGPLMHAVAAKAVAMKAAATDEFKDRQARTIEGAQILADRLIASDAQAAGIDVLTGGTDVHLVLVDLRNSQMDGQQAEDLLHKVGITVNRNAVPFDPRPPMVTSGLRIGTPALATRGFDSAAFSEVADIIAQALVAGDGADIPALRARVQKLVEQYPLYEGLEDWKLL is encoded by the coding sequence ATGACTAACGATATTCGCTATCAGTCGCTTGCAGAGTTCGACCCAGAAGTTGCAGCAGCTATTTCCGGTGAGCTTGATCGCCAGCGCTCTACCCTAGAAATGATTGCTTCGGAAAACTTTGTGCCGCGTGCAGTGCTCCAAGCACAAGGATCTGTCTTTACTAATAAGTATGCAGAAGGTTATCCAGGTCGTCGGTATTATGGGGGCTGCGAACACGCGGATATTGTTGAAGATCTTGCACGTCAGCGCGCAAAAGAGCTCTTTGGTGCTGAGTTTGCTAACGTGCAGCCACACGCAGGTGCACAAGCAAATGCAGCAGTATTGATGGCATTGGCAAATCCTGGCGATAAAATTCTTGGTCTATCTTTAGCGCATGGTGGGCATCTTACACACGGAATGCACTTGAACTTTTCTGGAAAACTGTATCAAGCCTGTGCCTATGAAGTTGATCCAGAAACATTCCGAATCGACATGGATAAAATCCGCCAGCAAGCGCTGAAAGAGAAACCTGCGGTCATTATTGCCGGTTGGTCTGCTTATCCACGCCAGCAAGATTTTGCTGCATTCCGTGCGATTGCTGATGAAGTAGGTGCAAAACTCTGGGTTGATATGGCACACTTTGCAGGTCTTGTAGCTGCTGGATTACATCCTTCGCCTGTTCCTTATGCAGATGTAGTTTCGACTACTGTGCACAAGACTCTAGGCGGACCACGCTCCGGTATGATTCTGGCTAAACAAGAGTGGGCAAAGAAACTCAACTCGGCAGTATTTCCTGGTCAGCAGGGCGGACCATTGATGCACGCTGTCGCAGCTAAAGCAGTGGCGATGAAAGCAGCAGCCACAGATGAGTTCAAGGATCGTCAAGCTCGTACAATTGAGGGCGCGCAGATTCTAGCGGATCGTTTAATTGCCTCCGACGCTCAGGCAGCAGGTATTGACGTACTTACTGGTGGTACTGATGTGCACTTGGTTTTGGTTGATCTGCGCAATTCTCAGATGGATGGTCAACAAGCAGAAGATTTATTGCACAAAGTTGGTATCACGGTAAATCGTAACGCTGTTCCGTTTGATCCACGCCCACCAATGGTTACCTCTGGGTTGCGTATCGGAACTCCTGCTTTGGCAACTCGTGGCTTTGACTCAGCTGCGTTTAGTGAGGTAGCGGACATCATTGCTCAAGCTCTTGTAGCTGGTGACGGTGCAGATATACCAGCATTGCGCGCCAGGGTACAAAAACTGGTAGAGCAGTATCCACTCTATGAAGGCTTAGAAGACTGGAAACTACTCTAG